Part of the Caulobacter sp. SL161 genome is shown below.
CCGCCGGTGACCGAGAAGTCGCCGATCCGGTAGCTGGCCTCAAGTTCGATACCCTTGGCCTTGTAGGTGCGGTCGAAGAACCTCTGGCTGGTGGCCTCGAAGTTCTGCTCCTGGGTGCGGGCCCAGAAGGCCGTGGCGAACAGGCCAAAGCCGGCGCGGCGATACTTCACCCCGCCCTCGACCTGATCGACCATGTCGACGGCGTCTTCCTTGGACACCGTGCCGTCGGCCCGGACCTTGCCGAACAGCAGGCGGTCGGCGTTGGCGCGACCGCCGCGGCTGACGCGGGCGAAGGCGGCGACGTCGGGATTGAACTGGTAGTTCGCGCCCAGCGACCAGGAGGTGTAGCCCCAGTCGTAGTTGACCGGCGAGGCGTTGGCGTTGTCGATGACCGACACGCTCTGCTCGACGGTCTGGATCACGCCGTCGCCGTTGACGTCCACCGTGGCCTGCTTGGCCCCGGCATAGAGGCCGCGCGCCTTGCCCTCATCGCGGCGGAGGCTGGCGTCCAGGCTCAGATCGCCGATGCGGCTCGACAGGCTCAGATACGGCGCGTCGATGTCATAGGTGACGTCATAGCGTCGGGTGCAGCAGTTGCCCCACAGCGGCACGCCATAGGCGGCCAGACCCGTCTGGGTCAGCTTGGTCCCGGCGCTGTTGTAGACGTCCAGCAGGGCGGCGTTATCGCCCTTCACTTCCGAGACAAAGGTGTTCCACAGCCAGTCCATGGCGATGGTCTGGCGCGACTTGTAATAGCCCACCGTCACGTCGACCACGGCGGCGCCCGTGTCGAAGCTGCGCGACAGCTTCAGGTCGTTCATGGCGTTGCCGAAGTCGTTGATCTCGACATCGAACATGTGGATGCGCATCGCCAGACCATTGCCGTTCAGGTTGGTCGGCGCGGTGATCGTCTGGCCGGCGCTGGGGCCGTTGGCGTAGCGCAGGGTCGCGCCCGCGCCGCCGATCGAGGTCGCCAGGGCCTGGGCTGACAGAACCTCGGCGGGGAAGGGAGCGACAAAGCGTCCCGAGGTCTTGGCGACCTTGAAACGGTCCTCGATCTTCCAGCCGCCGATGTCGAACTTGGCCTCGGCGCCGAACTGCAGGGTCTCGGGGTGCATGCCGTCGGAGACCTTGCTGCTCCGGCGATTGCCGTCGCCGTCGATGCCCGGATTGCGGGCCAGGTAGATCGACTGCAGGTCGTCGCGGCCGATGTCGTAGCCGGCGAAGGAGCCGATATCGGGATCGCTGTTCGAGCCCGTCACCCGCGTGGGCATCGGCAGATAGCCGACGGCGCGATCGTTCAGGTATTTGACGTTCAGCCGGATAAAGCCGTTCTCGAAGTCCTTGGTCAGGTTGACCTTGATCTGGCCGCCCTTTTCCGAGGTGTAGCCCGACTTCCGGGCGCCTTCGCCCTCGCGATAGAAGCCGCCGACATGAAAGCGCAGGGTGTCGCTGAGCGGCGCGCCATAGTCGAAGTCCAGGCGGGTATGATCGTAGCCAAGACCCTTGGTCAGGGC
Proteins encoded:
- a CDS encoding TonB-dependent siderophore receptor; amino-acid sequence: MNRQKSRLLVGAAVLAMLPLAAHAQQSATNNDQDVLELDAVVITASRDGATKMNSSISVSALSADQILAQAPRSTAEIFRGLPGVRSEATGGDGNANIAVRGLPVASGGAKFLQLQEDGLPVMEFGDIAFGNADIFLRADQNVSRIESVRGGSSSTFASNSPGGVINFISKTGEVEGGEIALTKGLGYDHTRLDFDYGAPLSDTLRFHVGGFYREGEGARKSGYTSEKGGQIKVNLTKDFENGFIRLNVKYLNDRAVGYLPMPTRVTGSNSDPDIGSFAGYDIGRDDLQSIYLARNPGIDGDGNRRSSKVSDGMHPETLQFGAEAKFDIGGWKIEDRFKVAKTSGRFVAPFPAEVLSAQALATSIGGAGATLRYANGPSAGQTITAPTNLNGNGLAMRIHMFDVEINDFGNAMNDLKLSRSFDTGAAVVDVTVGYYKSRQTIAMDWLWNTFVSEVKGDNAALLDVYNSAGTKLTQTGLAAYGVPLWGNCCTRRYDVTYDIDAPYLSLSSRIGDLSLDASLRRDEGKARGLYAGAKQATVDVNGDGVIQTVEQSVSVIDNANASPVNYDWGYTSWSLGANYQFNPDVAAFARVSRGGRANADRLLFGKVRADGTVSKEDAVDMVDQVEGGVKYRRAGFGLFATAFWARTQEQNFEATSQRFFDRTYKAKGIELEASYRIGDFSVTGGATYTDAVIDKDALTPAVVGNAPRRQAKWIYQFAPTWTINDKATIGASVIGTTKAYAQDDNQLIFPAYGQVNAFAEYKLAETLSLSVNANNLFDKVGLTEAEEGAITAGSVNAIRARSINGRTVTATLRYSF